The Desulfovibrio desulfuricans DSM 642 genome contains a region encoding:
- the cas7c gene encoding type I-C CRISPR-associated protein Cas7/Csd2, producing MSLQHKIDFAVILTVDHANPNGDPLNGNRPRTDYDGYGEISDVCLKRKIRDRLMEQKGTQVFVQSDDRKLDNMASLKERAESAEHGLGKDAFNPKKCSKEETARKACAKWFDVRAFGQLFAFGKDGDAAGVSIAVRGPVSIHSAFSVEPVSVASIQITKSVSGEGDGSKRGSDTMGMKHRVDKGVYVFYGSMNPQLAERTGFSDEDAAVLKAILPRLFENDASSARPEGSMAVNQVFWWQHNCASGQYSSAKVHKSLTVNPDGSYTLNGEATPGLKIEVLHGF from the coding sequence ATGAGTCTGCAACACAAGATCGACTTCGCCGTTATTCTCACCGTAGATCACGCCAACCCTAACGGCGATCCGCTCAACGGCAACCGTCCCCGTACCGATTATGATGGCTATGGGGAAATCAGCGATGTTTGCCTTAAGCGCAAGATCCGTGATCGGCTCATGGAGCAGAAGGGGACGCAAGTTTTTGTGCAGTCAGACGACCGCAAGCTGGACAACATGGCCTCACTTAAGGAAAGAGCTGAATCTGCGGAGCACGGCCTTGGCAAGGATGCTTTTAATCCCAAAAAATGCAGCAAGGAAGAAACCGCCCGAAAGGCTTGCGCCAAGTGGTTTGACGTGCGTGCTTTTGGGCAGCTTTTTGCTTTTGGCAAAGATGGTGATGCGGCGGGGGTTTCCATTGCTGTGCGCGGCCCGGTGAGCATTCACTCGGCCTTCAGCGTGGAGCCTGTCAGCGTTGCAAGTATTCAGATCACCAAAAGCGTCAGCGGCGAGGGCGATGGCAGTAAGCGCGGTTCGGACACCATGGGCATGAAGCACCGTGTGGATAAAGGCGTGTATGTTTTTTACGGCAGCATGAATCCGCAGCTTGCCGAACGCACCGGCTTTAGCGATGAAGACGCTGCCGTGCTCAAGGCCATCCTGCCCAGGCTGTTTGAAAATGACGCTTCGTCTGCCCGTCCGGAGGGCAGCATGGCCGTCAATCAGGTATTCTGGTGGCAACACAACTGCGCTTCCGGGCAGTATTCATCCGCAAAAGTGCATAAAAGCCTCACGGTTAACCCCGATGGCAGCTATACGCTCAACGGCGAGGCAACTCCGGGGTTGAAAATAGAAGTGTTGCATGGATTCTAA